The Mus pahari unplaced genomic scaffold, PAHARI_EIJ_v1.1 scaffold_11843_1, whole genome shotgun sequence DNA segment GTAAGTTCATTTTCTGGACTATagagtttatttagtttataGGAGACATTGGCACAATGTCTTCACAAACAGTTCTACAGGTAAGTAACAATAAAAGTGCCAAACCTGATTAATCAGTTAGCCTTCATTTTGTTATATGGTCTGAGttgttaaaacaaaatcaaagataaaTTCACCTTACACAATTGTAACTTCCACTTTTTACAAGACTGAATTTTATCTATAACATCCATGAACTGAATGAATTCGGGAATCTCCCCTTTCAAAAACAGaacatatacaattttaaatcaTGGAGTAAAAGTATGTCCTTTAGTAAACAAACTAATGGTTTTCCATTAGGAAACCAGACTTATACAACACATTTATTtctaatcacattttaaaattttcaaatacttaaaaCTAACcttgaaagcaaagcaaaacaaaacctttaatttCACTGCATCACTACTGTGGAAGAAAACTGTTTACTTAGAAAGGCCTTctatgggggggggaggggaaatgggggaagATATCCactgaaacaggaaaaaaaaaaaaaaaaagaaagaaagaaaggccctCTAAAGCAAACTAAGCTTAACTTTGCGGGGACCAACTGGTCTACCACTTAGATCTTTAACAGCAGCTAGAGCTTCATTATAATTTGTCATAGAAACAATAGCTTCTCCTAAAGGTAATCCTTCCTCATTATACTGTATTGAAACGGAATCAGGTATGACTTTATAACCATGAAAAAAGTCTAAGATTTCATTAGCATTGGCTTTAAATGGAAGATTCGAGATCATAACACGAATTATTCTACCTGAACCACAATTAAACTTTAGGTCAGGATCAAATTTTCCATCACGAAAATTTTCCAATTTATACTTTTCAAAATCAAATTTGCCACCTTCTAGGTGANCAAAGNTCACAAAAGGATGTTGACCTCTGAAATCAGGTGGGGTCCAAAACTCCTCTCCAGGAGATCTAAAATTTTTAGGAAGTCGAAGGTCCTTCTCTGGAACTTCCCTTAGGTCTTCCACAGACACCCTCCTGAAGTCCTCATGAGTGGGAAATCTCAAATCTTCTTGGGAGGTCCTGAAGTCCTCATCATAAGGGTGCCTAAAGTCTTCGTCAGCCACATGCCTAAAATCTTCCTCTCGGGAACGCCTGAACTGTTCNTGGGGTGTCCCTCTAATGTGCTCCTGATATGATCTCCTGAAGTGCTCCTGAGATGGCCGCCTGAAGTCTTCTTCCCAAGGGCTTCGTAGCTGCCTACAATCTTTTTCATGAGACTGCCTAAAATCATCTTCCTGTGGCCATTTCCAATCCTCCAGAGGCCGTCTCCAGTCTTCCTCCCTAGAGGGGCTGGTATGTTCCTCCCAGGGGTGCCTGTAGTCTTCTGGGGAGTGCCTGAAGTCCTCAGGAGAGTGTCTGTCAGACTGCTGGAAATACCCTTGGGGATGCTTGAAATGACCCGNTTTCCTTAAGACTTTTGGATGATAACGAACACTTTCAGAATGGCCAAAGGAACAGGATNCCGGATCTTTTAAGTCAAACAAACAGGAACAGTCATCTCCATCATGTGACCGCGAACAGGCTTGTGTCCTCTCATTAGATAACCAGGAAAAATTTACACCAAACTCCTGCATTTGTTCCTCAGATATAAGTCTTAACAGCACCTCTATCCCCGAGAATCTTCGTCGGTTCAAACGTTCAGCTTTCATGGCCTGTTCTTCTGATTTAAATCTCACCAGTGCTTCTCCCAAACCAACTCC contains these protein-coding regions:
- the Rbm12b gene encoding RNA-binding protein 12B, translated to MGSRFIEVMQGSEQQWIEFGGTATKGGDTPRMRSEEHSPSRRINGRHFRKRSHSKSPRTRSRSPLGFYVHLKNLSLNTNKRDLRTLFRDTDLTNDQIKFLYKDERRTRYAFVMFKNQKDYNTALGLHKTVVQYRPVLIDPVSRKEMVKIIECYEKKRPESLEKERPGRVSQKYSQEGFSGSGQKLCIYIRNLPFDVTKGEVQKFFADFSLVEDDIYLLCDEKGVGLGEALVRFKSEEQAMKAERLNRRRFSGIEVLLRLISEEQMQEFGVNFSWLSNERTQACSRSHDGDDCSCLFDLKDPXSCSFGHSESVRYHPKVLRKXGHFKHPQGYFQQSDRHSPEDFRHSPEDYRHPWEEHTSPSREEDWRRPLEDWKWPQEDDFRQSHEKDCRQLRSPWEEDFRRPSQEHFRRSYQEHIRGTPXEQFRRSREEDFRHVADEDFRHPYDEDFRTSQEDLRFPTHEDFRRVSVEDLREVPEKDLRLPKNFRSPGEEFWTPPDFRGQHPFVXFXHLEGGKFDFEKYKLENFRDGKFDPDLKFNCGSGRIIRVMISNLPFKANANEILDFFHGYKVIPDSVSIQYNEEGLPLGEAIVSMTNYNEALAAVKDLSGRPVGPRKVKLSLL